In Armatimonadota bacterium, one DNA window encodes the following:
- a CDS encoding L-fucose/L-arabinose isomerase family protein: MGKVKVGLFGIGLNTYWDQFAGLHKRLQGYQQEVRTKLEACGAQVVDAGLVDSPSKASPAADLFRREGVEALFLFVSTYALSSTVLPVVQRAKVPVIVLNLQPVAAIDYEAFNALGDRGLMTGEWLAHCQACCVPEIASVFNRTGIPYHLVTGYLHEESAWREIGEWIAAIRAAKALQDTRVGVLGHYYCGMLDVYSDLTALSGTFGCHFELLEMCELKALRDLATEAHVLSKVEELRRTFEVSPDCSAMELERAAKTSCALDALVERHELRAMAYYYEGQPGNEYEDIVTSSIPGYTLLTGRRVPSAGECEVKNALAMKVLDSLGCGGSFSEFYLMDFEDDVVLLGHDGPAHFAIAEGKVRLVPLPVYHGKPGTGLSIQMSVKNGPVTLLSVVQGPGGETSLLVAEGESVPGPVLQIGNTNSRYRFSIGAKEFVNRWAIAGPAHHCAIGVGHMAGTLEKLAKLLGIGFSRVC, translated from the coding sequence ATGGGCAAGGTCAAGGTCGGGCTGTTCGGCATCGGACTGAACACCTATTGGGACCAGTTCGCGGGCCTGCACAAGAGGCTCCAGGGCTACCAACAAGAGGTCCGAACCAAGCTGGAAGCCTGTGGGGCTCAGGTGGTGGACGCCGGCCTCGTGGATTCCCCCTCAAAGGCCTCGCCGGCAGCCGATCTCTTTCGACGGGAGGGCGTGGAGGCGTTGTTCCTCTTCGTCTCGACCTATGCCCTTTCCTCGACGGTTTTGCCGGTGGTTCAAAGGGCCAAGGTGCCGGTCATTGTGCTCAACCTCCAGCCTGTTGCGGCGATCGACTACGAAGCCTTCAACGCGCTGGGTGACCGGGGCCTCATGACCGGCGAGTGGCTGGCGCACTGCCAGGCTTGCTGCGTGCCTGAGATTGCTTCAGTGTTCAACCGGACTGGCATCCCGTATCACCTGGTCACCGGCTATCTCCATGAGGAGAGCGCCTGGAGGGAAATCGGCGAGTGGATTGCAGCGATTCGGGCCGCGAAGGCACTTCAGGACACCCGGGTTGGGGTCCTGGGGCACTACTATTGCGGCATGCTGGACGTCTACAGCGACCTGACGGCCCTCTCGGGGACCTTTGGCTGCCATTTCGAACTGCTGGAGATGTGCGAGCTGAAGGCGCTTCGCGATCTGGCCACGGAAGCGCATGTGCTCAGCAAGGTCGAGGAGTTACGCAGGACGTTCGAGGTCTCGCCGGACTGTTCCGCGATGGAGCTGGAGCGGGCAGCCAAGACTTCGTGCGCTTTGGACGCGCTCGTCGAACGCCATGAGCTCCGGGCGATGGCCTACTACTATGAGGGCCAGCCGGGGAACGAATACGAGGACATCGTTACGTCGTCGATCCCCGGATACACGCTCTTGACCGGACGGCGCGTGCCCTCTGCAGGAGAATGTGAGGTCAAGAACGCCTTGGCCATGAAGGTCCTGGACAGCTTGGGCTGCGGTGGCTCGTTCTCCGAGTTCTACTTGATGGACTTCGAGGACGACGTGGTGCTGCTCGGGCACGACGGCCCTGCGCACTTCGCCATCGCCGAGGGCAAGGTTCGGCTCGTTCCCCTGCCCGTCTACCACGGCAAACCGGGCACGGGGCTGTCGATCCAGATGAGCGTAAAGAACGGTCCCGTGACGTTGCTTTCGGTGGTCCAGGGACCGGGCGGCGAGACTTCCCTGCTTGTGGCTGAAGGGGAATCGGTTCCCGGCCCGGTCCTCCAGATCGGCAACACCAATAGCCGTTATCGCTTCTCGATCGGAGCAAAGGAGTTCGTCAACCGCTGGGCAATCGCCGGCCCGGCGCACCATTGCGCAATCGGGGTCGGCCACATGGCTGGAACCCTCGAAAAGCTCGCGAAGCTTCTTGGAATCGGGTTCAGTCGGGTCTGTTAG
- a CDS encoding carbohydrate ABC transporter permease translates to MRRRRTEVGLHLGLIAILTMTLLPFVFVLNNSLRSNSEMNHAYFGLPRRALGQLFDGYAYAWEVLRPYTLNTILVCLATVFGVLAVSTVSAYAFSKCQFKGKAILFLAILSFMMIPGVLTLVPSFLWVKKLGLLNSHWVLILPYMAGGQIFAIFLFKGFFDGLPGELFESARMDGAGHWKLYWNLVLPLSKPILSVVAIVNVLGTWNNFLWPFITNSDAKYHVVSSGLFLMGQSTVAANHATMFAAYVLASLPLLVLFLYATKPFMAGVTSGAFKA, encoded by the coding sequence GTGAGACGAAGGAGAACCGAAGTCGGCCTTCACCTGGGTCTCATCGCGATCCTCACGATGACGCTTCTGCCGTTCGTGTTCGTGCTCAACAACTCCCTTCGCTCGAACTCCGAGATGAACCACGCCTACTTCGGGTTGCCGCGGCGGGCACTTGGCCAACTCTTCGATGGTTACGCCTATGCCTGGGAGGTGCTCCGGCCCTACACGCTCAATACGATTCTGGTGTGCCTGGCGACGGTTTTCGGCGTGCTTGCCGTGAGCACCGTCTCGGCCTACGCCTTCTCCAAGTGCCAGTTCAAGGGGAAGGCGATCCTTTTCCTTGCGATTCTCAGCTTCATGATGATCCCCGGCGTGCTGACTCTGGTTCCCAGCTTCCTTTGGGTCAAAAAGCTGGGCCTGCTCAACTCCCATTGGGTGCTCATCCTCCCTTATATGGCAGGGGGCCAGATCTTCGCGATCTTCCTGTTCAAGGGGTTTTTCGATGGCCTTCCCGGTGAACTGTTCGAATCGGCGCGGATGGACGGCGCGGGGCACTGGAAGCTTTATTGGAACCTGGTGCTGCCCCTCTCCAAGCCGATCCTCTCGGTTGTCGCCATTGTGAACGTGCTTGGCACCTGGAACAACTTCCTCTGGCCGTTCATCACGAACTCGGACGCCAAGTACCACGTCGTGTCTTCTGGCTTGTTCCTGATGGGCCAGAGCACGGTCGCCGCCAACCACGCGACGATGTTCGCGGCGTATGTGCTCGCGAGCCTGCCGTTGCTCGTGCTGTTCCTGTATGCCACCAAGCCGTTCATGGCGGGCGTCACCAGCGGCGCCTTCAAGGCCTGA
- a CDS encoding sugar ABC transporter permease, producing the protein MRTGKASVAPYAMLLPTFGLLAVFSLVPFLWAFSTSFYDYEVGGEAKFIGIANYIEYLHDPTLWQSFANLLFLMLFGLVTVSTAPLIVAKLIFSLRSERARHLYRVLFLLPVVVPGVAGIMIWKDMIYGDTGLINEFLRLFGAESLTRGWLSEPNIALWAAAFIGFPFAGGINILIYYAGLAGIPDSVHEAAELDGAKGIGKFLRIDVPLVLSQIKLLTILTVIGAVQGFEGMFILTKGGPGFKTMVPGLWMYMNAFSFQRMGYACAIGVFLFLLILGLTVVNLRYFRSSEDLRREAR; encoded by the coding sequence ATGAGGACCGGGAAGGCAAGCGTCGCGCCCTACGCCATGCTGCTGCCGACCTTTGGCCTGCTGGCGGTGTTCAGCCTCGTGCCATTCCTTTGGGCGTTCTCGACCTCGTTCTACGACTACGAGGTCGGCGGCGAGGCCAAGTTCATCGGTATCGCCAACTACATCGAGTACCTTCACGACCCCACCCTCTGGCAGAGCTTCGCCAACCTGCTGTTTCTCATGCTCTTCGGGCTGGTGACGGTCTCCACGGCGCCGCTGATCGTCGCCAAGCTCATCTTCTCCCTGCGCTCCGAGCGGGCGAGGCACCTCTACCGCGTTCTTTTTCTTCTGCCGGTGGTGGTGCCCGGAGTGGCGGGAATCATGATCTGGAAGGACATGATCTATGGCGATACGGGCCTGATCAACGAGTTTCTTCGCCTTTTCGGCGCGGAATCGCTCACCCGTGGATGGCTGAGCGAACCGAATATCGCCCTCTGGGCCGCAGCGTTTATCGGGTTTCCCTTTGCCGGTGGAATCAACATCCTCATCTATTACGCGGGCCTGGCGGGGATCCCGGACAGCGTCCACGAGGCCGCGGAGCTCGACGGTGCAAAGGGGATCGGGAAGTTCCTGCGCATCGACGTTCCGCTTGTGCTTTCGCAGATCAAGCTGCTCACGATCCTTACGGTCATCGGCGCGGTCCAGGGCTTTGAAGGGATGTTCATCCTGACCAAGGGCGGCCCGGGCTTCAAAACGATGGTGCCCGGGCTCTGGATGTATATGAACGCCTTTAGCTTCCAGCGAATGGGCTACGCCTGCGCGATCGGGGTCTTTCTCTTTTTGCTGATCTTGGGCCTTACGGTGGTCAACCTGCGGTATTTCCGCAGTTCAGAGGACCTGAGGAGGGAAGCAAGGTGA
- a CDS encoding transposase, with protein MPRKPRRGGFPDRKEELHKYISGIVRNQGQKLIAIHCMPDHAHILIGLKPSKCLSDLVREIKTGSSNHINENRWVREHFSWQEGFGAFSYAHADLGNVVRYIENQEEHHKKRSFRDEFLACLKEFEMTYEERYLFEEPI; from the coding sequence GTGCCCAGAAAGCCCCGTAGGGGCGGCTTCCCCGACCGCAAAGAAGAGCTGCATAAGTACATCTCAGGGATCGTGAGAAACCAGGGTCAGAAGCTCATCGCGATCCACTGCATGCCCGACCATGCCCACATTCTCATCGGTCTCAAGCCCAGCAAGTGCCTATCCGACCTTGTTCGGGAGATCAAGACGGGATCGTCCAACCACATCAACGAGAATCGGTGGGTCCGGGAGCACTTTTCTTGGCAGGAGGGGTTTGGAGCGTTTTCCTATGCCCATGCAGACCTGGGAAACGTCGTGCGGTATATCGAGAATCAGGAGGAGCATCACAAGAAACGGAGCTTCCGTGATGAGTTTCTGGCGTGCCTGAAGGAGTTTGAGATGACGTATGAAGAGCGGTATCTCTTTGAGGAGCCGATTTGA
- a CDS encoding aldehyde dehydrogenase family protein, which produces MSLADGVLSQLIPNLPAHLGNDLKVYSPIDGSLLATLRLDTAEEIETKIQRATQAFETWRDVPAPVRGELVRIFGQKLRDKKELLGRLVTLENGKVLSEGLGEVQEMIDICDFAVGLSRQLHGLTIASERPSHVMQENWLPLGPVGVISAFNFPVAVWAWNAALAWVCGDPVLWKPSDKTPLCALACQAIFEEALSEFTIDDLRLTNVAGGLSQILMGGRATAGKALVEDPRIPLVSATGSTAMGRAIAGTIAQRFGRTILELGGNNAIIVTPTADLGVALPSIAFGAVGTCGQRCTSTRRLIVHESIVDEVWAKLKSAYASITAGKIGDPLDPNTLVGPLIDGKSFDDMQYALEEARKDALEVFGGERVSLNGARVARYSGDLAQTPTEPEHPSPEHLNTSSDAYYVAPALARMPRQTAIVEHETFAPILFVLSYRTFDEACEMQNAVPQGLSSAIMTGDVREAELFKRRSDCGIANVNIGTSGAEIGGAFGGEKETGGGRESGSDSWKQYMRRQTSTTYYGYERPALAQGVQFDL; this is translated from the coding sequence ATGTCTTTGGCCGATGGCGTCCTCTCACAACTGATACCCAACCTCCCCGCTCACCTGGGCAACGACCTGAAGGTCTATTCCCCGATTGATGGCTCGCTGCTCGCCACGCTGAGGCTGGACACCGCCGAAGAGATCGAAACCAAGATCCAGCGGGCTACCCAGGCCTTTGAAACCTGGCGAGACGTCCCTGCCCCGGTCCGAGGCGAACTGGTTAGGATCTTCGGCCAAAAGCTCCGCGACAAGAAGGAGCTTCTGGGGCGGCTGGTGACCCTCGAGAACGGCAAAGTCCTTAGCGAAGGGCTCGGCGAAGTGCAGGAGATGATCGACATCTGCGATTTCGCTGTGGGGCTCTCGCGCCAGCTTCATGGGCTCACCATCGCCAGCGAGCGCCCGAGCCACGTGATGCAGGAGAATTGGCTCCCGCTCGGTCCCGTGGGCGTGATCAGTGCGTTCAATTTCCCCGTCGCGGTGTGGGCCTGGAACGCGGCGCTCGCGTGGGTCTGTGGCGACCCGGTCCTCTGGAAGCCCAGCGACAAGACCCCGCTCTGCGCGCTGGCCTGCCAGGCAATCTTCGAGGAGGCGCTAAGTGAATTTACGATTGACGATTTACGATTGACGAACGTTGCGGGCGGCCTGAGCCAGATCCTGATGGGGGGCCGCGCGACTGCGGGGAAGGCCCTTGTGGAAGACCCGAGGATCCCCCTCGTGAGCGCGACCGGCAGCACCGCCATGGGCCGCGCAATCGCGGGAACGATCGCTCAGCGGTTCGGCCGGACGATCCTGGAGCTCGGTGGCAACAACGCCATCATCGTCACCCCGACCGCCGACCTTGGCGTGGCGCTCCCGAGCATCGCCTTTGGAGCGGTGGGAACCTGTGGGCAGCGGTGTACCAGCACCCGCAGGCTGATCGTCCACGAGAGTATCGTGGACGAGGTCTGGGCCAAGCTGAAGTCGGCTTACGCCAGCATCACGGCAGGCAAGATCGGCGATCCCCTCGACCCGAACACCTTGGTTGGTCCGCTCATCGACGGCAAGTCGTTTGACGATATGCAGTACGCGCTCGAAGAGGCGAGGAAGGATGCGCTGGAGGTGTTTGGTGGGGAGCGAGTTTCGCTGAATGGTGCTCGGGTGGCCAGGTATTCAGGCGATCTGGCGCAAACTCCGACTGAACCTGAACACCCATCACCTGAACACCTGAACACCAGCTCTGACGCCTACTACGTCGCACCGGCGCTTGCCCGCATGCCCAGGCAAACCGCCATCGTCGAGCACGAGACTTTTGCGCCAATCCTCTTTGTCCTGAGCTACCGCACCTTCGACGAGGCCTGCGAGATGCAGAACGCGGTGCCCCAGGGCCTGAGTTCGGCGATCATGACCGGCGACGTGCGCGAGGCGGAGCTTTTCAAGCGGCGCTCAGATTGTGGCATCGCCAACGTGAACATCGGCACGAGCGGCGCTGAGATCGGCGGGGCCTTCGGAGGCGAAAAGGAGACGGGAGGCGGAAGAGAATCCGGTTCCGACTCTTGGAAGCAGTACATGCGCCGCCAAACGAGCACGACGTATTACGGCTATGAGCGCCCGGCCCTGGCGCAAGGCGTTCAGTTCGACCTATAG
- a CDS encoding alpha-L-fucosidase, with product MSAPTPLSRVAAFEQLGFGLFLHFGLYSQLGRGEWVQHMEKIPSAEYLKRMDTFTAKDFSGRELARAAKRFGMNYITLTSRHHEGFSLYDTKGLSKLDVTRTPCGRDLIQDYIQGCRAEGIVPMLYHTTLDWNEPRFESDWGGYLQYLRDSVEVLCTQYGPIGGLWFDGNWSKPEADWQEEQLYAVIRKHQPEAIIINNTGTGAMGQTGHPEIDSVTFERGRPRPLDRSGAPKWIAGEMCHTFDFHWGIAGHDYNLLSPAHVIEELCFSRRAGANLLMNIGPTAEGALPTYERAALEKVGDWLELHGGREGVMYGGRPCGIEGEGNDFGLDHEGVRYLFVTDLTPTGNTQVEGVPHRGPGPRVFTGVEGTVKDAKWMDSGEALQFDQSGDRLTLHATGYPYGTNTVVRVAKLG from the coding sequence ATGAGCGCACCGACTCCCCTCTCCCGCGTAGCGGCCTTCGAGCAGCTTGGCTTTGGCCTCTTTCTCCACTTCGGGCTCTATTCCCAGCTGGGTCGGGGCGAGTGGGTGCAGCACATGGAGAAGATCCCGAGCGCCGAATACCTCAAGCGGATGGACACCTTCACGGCGAAGGACTTCAGCGGGCGCGAACTGGCGAGGGCGGCTAAACGCTTTGGGATGAACTACATCACCCTGACCTCACGGCACCACGAGGGATTCAGCCTCTATGACACTAAGGGGCTCTCCAAGTTGGATGTGACGCGGACCCCCTGCGGGCGCGATCTGATCCAAGACTACATCCAGGGTTGCCGTGCTGAGGGGATTGTTCCGATGCTCTATCACACCACGCTCGACTGGAATGAGCCCCGTTTCGAGTCGGACTGGGGCGGCTATCTCCAGTACTTGCGCGACAGTGTTGAGGTGCTCTGCACGCAGTACGGCCCGATCGGGGGGCTATGGTTCGACGGGAACTGGTCGAAACCGGAAGCCGATTGGCAGGAGGAGCAGCTCTATGCCGTGATTCGCAAGCACCAGCCCGAGGCGATCATCATCAACAACACGGGCACCGGCGCGATGGGCCAGACCGGGCATCCGGAGATCGACAGCGTGACTTTCGAGCGCGGACGGCCAAGGCCCCTGGACCGCTCGGGCGCGCCGAAGTGGATCGCAGGCGAGATGTGCCACACGTTCGATTTTCATTGGGGCATCGCCGGGCACGATTACAACCTGCTTTCTCCCGCGCACGTGATCGAGGAGCTGTGTTTCTCCCGGCGCGCGGGGGCGAATCTGCTCATGAACATCGGGCCGACGGCGGAAGGGGCGTTGCCGACCTATGAGCGCGCGGCCCTTGAAAAAGTGGGCGATTGGCTGGAGCTTCACGGCGGGCGCGAGGGCGTGATGTACGGTGGGCGGCCCTGCGGGATTGAAGGTGAGGGGAACGACTTTGGGCTGGACCATGAGGGCGTCCGCTACCTATTCGTGACGGACCTAACGCCTACCGGAAACACGCAGGTTGAGGGCGTTCCTCATCGCGGTCCTGGGCCGCGGGTGTTTACAGGAGTCGAAGGGACAGTGAAAGATGCCAAGTGGATGGACAGCGGGGAGGCATTGCAGTTCGACCAGAGCGGGGATAGGTTGACGCTCCATGCGACCGGGTACCCGTACGGGACGAATACGGTGGTTCGGGTGGCGAAGTTGGGGTAG
- a CDS encoding GNAT family N-acetyltransferase: protein MRSVLTEFRAIDAKDEGLLREFCYLALYVEPGAAPFPPEFVDMPEIARYWMGWGADGDLGVFAVRNGRAIGAAWLRTLQGDARGYGWVSDEIPELSLSLLPAFRGRGIGSKLLAELLGIADMRFGGISLSVSKNNPAVRLYERFEFETVGGDGSSLIMLRRR, encoded by the coding sequence ATGAGGAGCGTTCTCACCGAGTTCCGGGCCATCGATGCCAAGGACGAGGGCCTCTTGCGAGAGTTCTGCTATTTGGCGCTGTATGTGGAGCCCGGCGCGGCGCCCTTTCCGCCCGAGTTCGTCGATATGCCCGAGATCGCCAGATACTGGATGGGTTGGGGTGCGGACGGGGACCTGGGGGTTTTCGCGGTTCGGAATGGCCGTGCAATCGGGGCGGCGTGGCTCCGCACCCTGCAGGGGGACGCTCGCGGATACGGCTGGGTGTCGGATGAGATTCCCGAGCTGTCGCTCTCGCTTTTGCCCGCATTTCGGGGCCGGGGTATCGGTTCCAAGCTGCTTGCGGAGCTCCTCGGCATAGCTGACATGCGGTTTGGCGGGATCTCACTGAGCGTCTCCAAGAACAATCCCGCTGTGCGGCTCTATGAGCGCTTTGAATTTGAGACGGTGGGAGGGGATGGCTCCTCCCTGATCATGCTTCGCCGGCGTTGA
- a CDS encoding tyrosine recombinase XerC gives MAEESSRPRQIHVRYIRLYIRERFAQQTMPTSLDTVIQEFLDSIAAKRSAQTVRAYGADLAQLSSVLDGRFDLQPQSLSTYLRKYGTTPVTRARKLSSLRSFVRFCRSQGYLASDPTEVLDAPIRRRSLPKVLSKQQAAALLDQPNLRKTPLRDQALLELMYGAGLRASEVVGVNIIDLDLREGCVRVRGKGSKERIALFGVSCTRAIEAYLAEERVVAGPNGGPSPGSPELTDLSPKGRGGPLFTNPQGRRLTTRTVQNVVHRLARAAGLPPDVSPHALRHSFATHLLDGGADLKTVQQLLGHENLATTQIYTHISIERLKDAVAKAHPRSKTSEHK, from the coding sequence ATGGCTGAGGAAAGCTCGCGTCCACGGCAAATCCACGTCCGGTACATTCGTCTCTACATCCGTGAGCGATTCGCTCAACAAACCATGCCCACCTCGCTCGACACCGTCATTCAGGAGTTTCTCGATTCAATCGCCGCGAAGCGATCGGCGCAAACGGTCCGTGCCTACGGCGCGGACCTCGCACAACTCAGCAGCGTTCTGGACGGCAGGTTCGACCTTCAACCTCAATCCCTGAGCACCTACTTGCGGAAATACGGCACGACGCCGGTGACCCGGGCGCGCAAGCTGTCCTCCCTCCGTTCGTTTGTGAGGTTCTGCCGGTCACAGGGGTACCTGGCCAGCGACCCCACCGAAGTGCTCGACGCGCCGATCAGGCGAAGATCTCTACCCAAGGTGCTTTCCAAGCAGCAGGCTGCGGCTTTGCTGGACCAGCCCAACCTTCGCAAGACTCCCTTGCGCGATCAGGCCCTGCTGGAGCTGATGTATGGCGCGGGGCTTCGGGCGAGCGAGGTGGTCGGCGTCAACATCATTGACCTCGACCTTCGGGAGGGCTGCGTTCGCGTGCGAGGCAAGGGAAGCAAGGAGCGGATAGCTCTCTTTGGGGTCTCGTGCACACGCGCGATCGAGGCGTACCTCGCGGAGGAGCGGGTGGTTGCAGGTCCTAACGGTGGCCCCTCACCCGGTTCGCCGGAGCTCACCGACCTCTCCCCAAAGGGGCGAGGTGGCCCCCTCTTCACCAACCCACAGGGACGCCGACTGACCACGCGCACCGTCCAGAACGTCGTCCATCGCCTTGCCCGAGCAGCCGGTCTGCCCCCCGACGTGTCGCCCCACGCCCTGCGCCACAGCTTCGCGACGCACCTGCTGGACGGAGGCGCGGACCTCAAGACCGTGCAGCAACTCCTCGGCCACGAGAACCTCGCGACGACGCAGATCTACACGCACATCAGCATCGAGAGGCTGAAGGACGCCGTGGCCAAGGCCCATCCGAGGTCGAAAACGAGCGAGCACAAGTAA
- a CDS encoding DUF4127 family protein: MKRWIVLGLALLSASAIGERILLIPLDSRPAAGQFAQMIGKMAGVRVELPPAELLGRFTTPGQSDAILDWLRDQDYSDVIATVVSTDMVAYGGLIASRVNDVPLETATRRISRLAIIRQRHPDTAFYGFSSITRLWPTATKAAAAWRLQLAKYEEMKDRYRRTLSEDARRSMENLQAKIPPIEIRNYEATRERNHLLQRTLLGLVRDKVLDYLVLGQDDAQPYGPHVPEQQQLRTLCLRYAINHKVYLCEGIDQHANVLTSRALLTHYNWAPKVRIVYSDSKGVTKVANYESKIVAQSLQDQLFASGATPAPAGTDYDYSLYLNTPDPDPDERQKFVTELQQEIDQGFPVAVADINLARDGTADPVLFSALWEKTRIMKLLAYAGWNTAGNTMGTAIPAANAYLLARRLRSDPQGREVAQREFLLHRIVNDYAYHKFTRPEAYRMIDSTLRASRDEIYDADFQRVQTLVQTSLTKHLQEYFKTQFLGRRFFAGTSQAEITGLEDVRIFLPWPRAFEVQIEFTMRTAPVGGG; the protein is encoded by the coding sequence ATGAAACGGTGGATCGTCCTGGGGCTTGCCTTGCTTTCGGCAAGCGCCATTGGCGAGCGCATCCTCCTCATCCCACTCGACAGCCGGCCGGCGGCAGGCCAGTTTGCCCAAATGATCGGCAAAATGGCCGGTGTTAGGGTCGAGCTGCCTCCCGCGGAACTTCTGGGGCGTTTCACGACACCCGGGCAATCCGACGCCATCCTCGATTGGCTTCGCGACCAGGACTATTCGGACGTGATCGCTACCGTCGTCAGCACCGACATGGTCGCCTATGGCGGGCTCATTGCGAGCCGCGTCAACGACGTGCCGCTCGAAACGGCCACCAGGCGCATTTCCCGCCTCGCCATCATCCGACAGCGCCATCCAGACACCGCCTTCTACGGGTTCTCCTCGATCACGCGCCTCTGGCCGACTGCCACCAAAGCCGCAGCAGCCTGGCGGCTGCAACTGGCCAAATACGAGGAGATGAAGGACCGCTATCGGAGGACGCTTTCTGAGGACGCCCGCCGTTCGATGGAGAACCTCCAGGCCAAGATCCCGCCGATCGAGATCCGTAACTACGAGGCCACCCGCGAGCGCAACCACCTGCTCCAGCGAACCCTGCTCGGTCTCGTAAGGGATAAGGTCCTCGATTACCTGGTGCTCGGACAGGACGACGCCCAGCCTTACGGGCCGCACGTTCCCGAGCAGCAGCAGCTTCGCACCCTCTGCCTACGCTACGCCATCAACCACAAGGTCTACCTTTGCGAGGGCATCGACCAGCACGCCAATGTGCTCACCAGCCGCGCCCTGCTCACCCACTACAATTGGGCGCCAAAGGTCCGAATCGTGTACTCAGACTCAAAGGGCGTGACCAAGGTCGCGAACTACGAATCCAAGATTGTCGCTCAGAGCCTGCAGGACCAGCTCTTCGCAAGTGGGGCGACCCCAGCGCCCGCGGGCACCGATTACGACTACTCGCTCTATCTGAACACGCCGGACCCCGACCCCGACGAGCGCCAGAAGTTCGTCACCGAGCTCCAGCAAGAGATCGATCAGGGCTTCCCCGTCGCGGTCGCCGACATCAATCTGGCTCGCGACGGCACCGCCGACCCCGTGCTTTTTTCAGCGCTCTGGGAAAAGACCCGAATTATGAAGCTGCTGGCCTATGCCGGATGGAACACCGCGGGCAACACGATGGGCACGGCGATCCCGGCGGCCAACGCCTATCTCTTGGCGCGTCGGCTGCGAAGCGACCCACAAGGCCGCGAAGTGGCGCAACGAGAGTTCCTGCTTCACCGCATCGTCAACGACTACGCTTATCACAAGTTCACGCGGCCGGAGGCCTATCGCATGATCGACAGCACCCTCCGTGCCAGCCGCGACGAGATCTACGATGCAGACTTCCAGCGGGTGCAAACCCTGGTGCAAACCAGCCTGACAAAGCACCTTCAGGAGTACTTCAAAACGCAGTTTCTTGGGAGGCGCTTCTTCGCTGGAACGAGCCAAGCGGAGATCACGGGCCTAGAGGACGTCCGCATATTCCTTCCTTGGCCGAGGGCGTTTGAGGTTCAGATTGAGTTCACCATGCGCACCGCGCCGGTCGGCGGCGGTTAG